One segment of Patescibacteria group bacterium DNA contains the following:
- a CDS encoding DUF2304 domain-containing protein gives MLIQIILLIIIAVIVLRLAAKYRAKELPGKQFIGWLLLWFLAGLAVIWPQLTVDIANRVGVGRGSDLVVYLALVFLFYILSRLFWRIERLEKDLTKVVRAEALKEKDDSSS, from the coding sequence ATGCTTATACAAATTATTCTTTTAATCATTATTGCTGTTATTGTCCTGCGTTTGGCAGCCAAGTATCGTGCCAAAGAATTGCCAGGCAAGCAATTTATCGGCTGGTTGTTATTGTGGTTTTTGGCCGGGCTGGCTGTTATTTGGCCTCAGTTGACAGTGGACATCGCCAATCGCGTGGGCGTGGGCCGCGGTTCTGACTTGGTGGTTTATTTGGCTTTGGTTTTTTTGTTTTATATTTTATCTCGTTTGTTTTGGCGCATTGAGAGATTGGAAAAAGACCTGACCAAAGTCGTTCGGGCCGAAGCCTTAAAGGAAAAAGATGATTCATCCTCATAA
- a CDS encoding glycosyltransferase family 2 protein, translating to MKLAIIIPAYNEAEKISSVVLAVKAAQPESLIVIIDDGSSDATAELAASAGADVLRHKINRGQGAALKTGIEYALRRHVDAAVFFDADGQMESQEIKLLAAKLAEGYDAVLGSRNLGRALNMPLMKRITKKLALYFTCWTTGLKLTDTHNGFQAWAGTALKLLDLGQDRQAYASEVLHEIKRLKLKYCEVPVTIHYTDYSIKKGQSIWNAFGILWDLLIK from the coding sequence ATGAAATTGGCGATAATTATTCCGGCTTACAATGAAGCGGAAAAAATCAGTTCTGTTGTTTTGGCAGTCAAGGCCGCTCAGCCTGAATCTCTGATTGTAATTATTGACGATGGCTCAAGCGACGCGACGGCTGAACTAGCCGCTTCGGCCGGCGCCGATGTCTTACGGCACAAAATTAATCGTGGCCAGGGAGCGGCGCTTAAAACCGGAATTGAGTATGCTCTTCGCCGCCACGTTGACGCGGCTGTTTTTTTTGACGCGGACGGGCAGATGGAGTCGCAAGAGATTAAATTATTGGCCGCTAAATTGGCTGAAGGTTATGACGCGGTGTTGGGCTCCAGGAATCTGGGTCGCGCCTTGAATATGCCGTTAATGAAAAGAATCACTAAAAAGCTGGCTTTATATTTTACCTGCTGGACTACCGGTTTAAAACTGACCGATACGCATAACGGCTTTCAGGCCTGGGCCGGAACAGCTTTAAAACTTCTGGATTTAGGACAGGATCGGCAGGCCTATGCCAGTGAGGTGTTGCATGAGATTAAGCGTCTCAAACTCAAATATTGTGAAGTGCCGGTAACAATTCATTATACCGATTATTCCATCAAGAAAGGCCAAAGCATTTGGAATGCGTTTGGTATTTTATGGGATTTGCTGATTAAGTAG
- a CDS encoding NAD-dependent epimerase/dehydratase family protein — protein MPVKKAIFDKKNILVIGGAGFVGSNLCDELVKTAKVICLDNFLTGDQSNIAHLLANPDFKFINHDIINPIELESRPELAEFKVAFQGVQEIYFLASPTSPKAYMAHPVETLLVNSVGLRYALDLAVKYEASILFASAPAVYGAGTGPMPIKEDYVGPVDQFGPRACYAEAKRFGEALVNNYRLAHKLNTKIARIFNCYGPRLSLTDGRMIPEMISAAYSGTTITIYGRESEFASYFYITDLIRGLMKLMESGESGPVNMASEWKMSINEIAKKIITLTNSKSIIEFKNRPAHFEVQPLANISLVKEKLGWFPIILMDEGLQKTIDYLSAQKGIRRPETTLGSVKMV, from the coding sequence ATGCCCGTCAAAAAGGCGATATTTGATAAAAAGAATATTTTAGTCATTGGAGGAGCCGGATTCGTCGGTTCTAACCTTTGCGATGAGCTGGTCAAAACCGCTAAGGTTATCTGTCTTGATAATTTTCTTACCGGCGATCAGTCCAATATCGCCCACTTGCTGGCCAATCCTGATTTCAAGTTTATTAATCATGATATTATAAATCCTATTGAATTGGAGAGTCGTCCGGAATTAGCCGAGTTCAAAGTCGCTTTTCAGGGAGTGCAAGAAATTTATTTTTTGGCTTCCCCGACATCACCCAAAGCTTATATGGCTCATCCGGTGGAGACACTGTTGGTAAACTCGGTTGGTTTACGTTATGCTTTGGATTTAGCGGTTAAATACGAAGCTTCAATTTTATTCGCTTCGGCGCCTGCGGTCTACGGTGCCGGTACTGGCCCTATGCCGATCAAAGAAGATTATGTCGGCCCGGTTGATCAATTTGGCCCCCGCGCCTGCTATGCCGAGGCTAAGCGTTTTGGCGAAGCCTTGGTTAATAATTACCGCTTAGCTCATAAGCTTAATACCAAAATCGCCAGGATTTTCAATTGTTACGGTCCGCGTCTAAGCTTAACTGACGGTCGAATGATTCCAGAAATGATTTCTGCCGCTTACAGCGGGACAACCATTACCATCTACGGCCGCGAAAGCGAATTTGCTTCTTATTTTTATATTACAGATTTAATCCGCGGTTTAATGAAGTTAATGGAAAGCGGGGAGAGCGGCCCGGTCAATATGGCGTCGGAATGGAAAATGAGCATCAATGAAATCGCTAAAAAAATAATCACCCTGACTAACTCCAAGTCAATTATTGAATTTAAAAATCGCCCGGCTCATTTTGAGGTTCAGCCTTTAGCCAATATCTCTTTGGTCAAAGAAAAGTTGGGCTGGTTCCCGATAATTCTGATGGATGAAGGCTTGCAGAAAACCATTGATTATTTAAGCGCGCAAAAGGGAATAAGGCGTCCGGAAACAACCCTTGGTTCCGTCAAGATGGTTTAG
- a CDS encoding GtrA family protein, whose product MLKMIKERIYQLPLFKQSLFRQFIKFCLVGTSNFLVDLGVYWLMTRLFGLHYLVASIISFAVAVTWSFELNRKWTFRHHSAGLKWQYAKFFVANIISLSLNLCLLSLLIELVHIPDLLAKAVSSFIVAIFNFSLNRFWTFKR is encoded by the coding sequence ATGTTAAAAATGATAAAAGAAAGGATTTATCAGTTGCCGTTATTCAAACAGTCACTGTTCCGGCAGTTTATCAAATTCTGCCTGGTTGGCACATCTAATTTTTTGGTTGATTTGGGCGTCTATTGGCTGATGACCCGCCTATTCGGTCTGCACTATCTTGTCGCTTCCATTATTTCTTTTGCTGTGGCTGTAACCTGGAGTTTTGAGTTGAATCGCAAGTGGACCTTCCGTCATCATAGCGCTGGTTTGAAATGGCAGTATGCTAAATTTTTTGTTGCCAATATTATAAGTTTGTCATTGAATTTATGCCTTTTGAGCTTATTGATCGAATTGGTGCATATTCCAGACTTGTTGGCCAAAGCCGTCTCTTCGTTTATTGTCGCTATTTTTAATTTCAGTTTAAATCGTTTCTGGACTTTCAAGAGATAG
- a CDS encoding sugar transferase has translation MTSFIIKTKKLLLILGDIGCLYLALYLTLWLRYGSSFDANSWQIHYRALTFIFILWLLVFYISDFYDLKTSYNNFSLFSILSKATIINGIIAVLAFYFLTPFFPAIKPQKVLIIDLVITFAILFAWRKIFYGLIKSPQIANHLLVIGQKNLAEELMRELARRPQLGYRATHLNQVPENLKKYCLDSNIDIVIADNSLHTDAVTAKKIFDCLSLGIDVHQLTDFYEIITQKVPVESIELGWFLENLTENSKKSYEILKRLIDILLSGIGLIVTAPFVPLIALIIKLESPGPILFRQIRVGKNGKEFLAIKFRSMIENAEKNGAQWATKNDSRVTRFGRLMRKTRLDEIPQLLNILRGEMSLIGPRPERPEFIQSLSQEIPFYSERLLVKPGLAGWAQLLGPAYGGSKEETLEKLKYDLYYVKNRSLLLDLSIILKTIRVVLGGRGQ, from the coding sequence ATGACCAGTTTTATTATAAAAACCAAAAAATTACTTCTAATTTTAGGCGATATCGGCTGTCTTTATCTGGCGCTCTACCTGACTCTTTGGCTCCGTTACGGCTCGAGTTTCGACGCCAATTCCTGGCAAATCCACTATCGCGCCTTGACTTTTATTTTTATTTTGTGGCTATTGGTTTTTTACATCAGTGATTTTTATGATCTAAAAACCAGCTATAATAACTTTTCCTTATTTTCCATCTTATCCAAGGCCACAATAATCAACGGCATTATTGCGGTTTTAGCTTTTTATTTTCTAACTCCGTTTTTCCCCGCCATCAAACCGCAGAAAGTCTTGATTATTGATTTGGTTATTACCTTCGCTATACTTTTTGCCTGGCGCAAAATTTTTTACGGCTTGATTAAATCGCCACAGATCGCCAACCATCTTTTGGTCATCGGACAAAAAAACCTAGCCGAAGAATTAATGAGAGAGCTGGCGCGCCGGCCCCAGTTAGGTTATAGAGCGACGCACCTCAACCAAGTTCCGGAAAATCTAAAAAAATACTGCCTGGACAGCAACATTGACATCGTTATTGCCGATAATAGCCTGCACACTGACGCCGTTACGGCAAAAAAAATCTTTGATTGTTTGTCTTTGGGCATTGATGTGCATCAACTGACTGACTTCTATGAAATCATTACGCAAAAAGTGCCGGTGGAATCGATTGAACTAGGATGGTTTCTGGAAAATCTAACTGAGAATTCCAAAAAATCATACGAGATACTCAAGCGTCTGATAGACATACTCCTATCCGGCATCGGCTTAATCGTAACAGCACCTTTCGTACCCCTTATCGCTCTCATCATTAAATTAGAAAGCCCCGGACCGATTCTCTTCCGACAGATTAGGGTGGGCAAAAACGGCAAAGAGTTTTTAGCCATTAAATTCCGCTCAATGATTGAAAATGCAGAAAAAAACGGCGCTCAATGGGCGACAAAGAATGATTCCCGCGTTACCCGTTTCGGACGCCTAATGCGTAAAACCAGATTAGATGAAATTCCCCAGTTGCTTAATATCCTCCGTGGCGAAATGTCCCTAATCGGTCCCAGACCGGAACGGCCGGAATTCATCCAGTCTCTCTCGCAGGAAATCCCCTTCTATAGCGAACGACTCTTAGTTAAGCCGGGTTTAGCCGGCTGGGCACAACTGCTGGGTCCAGCCTATGGCGGTTCCAAAGAAGAAACATTAGAAAAACTCAAATATGACCTATACTACGTCAAAAACCGCTCTCTGCTTCTTGATTTAAGTATTATTTTAAAGACAATTAGAGTTGTCTTAGGCGGTAGAGGCCAATAA
- a CDS encoding glycosyltransferase family 2 protein encodes MNTFPALSIIIPNFNDGEALPKVIDSLVKELTENQITHEIIIVNDGSTDQSGELLRSDNRVRLLNHPYNKGYGASLKTGAKNARHEWLAFFDADGQHQAEDIKKMLAYTENFDLISGERTGYQGPWIRQPGKKLIHLLAIYLLDKKITDFNCGLRIIKKKDFLRFVHILPNGFSCSTTTLFAFLREGLNVKFVPIQINKRESGQSMVKPKEFITYLFLILRLIMLFSPLRIFLPIGLLLFLLGGSLLAFDVINQGRISASTVLVSLSSILIFFFGLIADQISALRREINNRQ; translated from the coding sequence ATGAATACATTCCCGGCTTTATCAATAATCATCCCTAATTTCAATGATGGCGAAGCCCTTCCCAAAGTCATTGATTCTTTAGTTAAAGAATTAACCGAAAACCAGATAACCCACGAGATTATCATTGTTAATGACGGCTCGACCGATCAAAGTGGAGAGTTATTAAGATCAGACAATAGAGTGCGGCTGCTTAATCATCCCTATAACAAGGGCTACGGCGCCAGCTTGAAAACCGGAGCTAAAAATGCTCGCCACGAATGGCTGGCATTCTTTGACGCTGATGGACAGCATCAAGCCGAGGATATCAAAAAAATGCTTGCTTATACGGAGAACTTTGACTTGATTTCCGGTGAACGAACCGGTTACCAAGGACCCTGGATTCGCCAACCCGGGAAAAAATTGATCCACTTATTGGCTATATATTTGTTAGACAAAAAGATAACTGACTTCAACTGCGGTTTAAGAATCATCAAAAAGAAAGATTTTTTAAGATTTGTCCATATTTTACCTAATGGTTTTTCCTGTTCAACTACAACATTATTCGCTTTTTTAAGGGAAGGATTGAATGTCAAATTCGTGCCAATTCAAATAAATAAGAGGGAAAGTGGACAAAGCATGGTCAAACCGAAGGAGTTCATAACTTACTTATTCTTAATCTTGCGGCTAATCATGCTTTTTTCACCCTTAAGGATATTTCTGCCTATCGGCCTATTATTATTTTTATTAGGCGGAAGTTTATTGGCATTTGACGTTATTAATCAGGGCCGGATTAGCGCCAGTACGGTATTAGTCTCATTATCTTCAATATTAATATTTTTCTTCGGCCTGATAGCCGACCAGATTTCCGCCCTCCGAAGAGAGATTAATAACCGTCAATAA
- a CDS encoding class I SAM-dependent methyltransferase translates to MPTGDLQEKFWSQDKSARRSPEHPIVNYIFKDKAKKVKNILPNDIGSILDCGCGNGFFQKALSDIFQIECVGIDYSKEMIDNNPNPQKMVASVTAIPFPDNSFDLVTCSALLHHMNKQERIEAVKEMSRVAKKYIFLCEPNGKNPAVAVFSLLNREELGGLDFSLGYLKGLGRAAGLQPTKAFIDAMVPPNKTPLWAFPVIRYLDQTKLNSLLGLDANVLFEKIYLNDPHNERQ, encoded by the coding sequence ATGCCAACCGGAGATCTGCAAGAAAAATTCTGGAGCCAAGACAAATCAGCGCGTCGCTCTCCAGAACATCCCATTGTGAACTATATTTTCAAAGATAAAGCGAAAAAAGTAAAAAATATATTGCCGAACGATATTGGCAGTATTCTTGATTGTGGCTGTGGCAACGGCTTTTTCCAAAAAGCCCTATCCGATATCTTTCAGATAGAATGTGTGGGGATAGATTATTCAAAAGAAATGATTGATAACAACCCCAATCCGCAAAAAATGGTTGCTTCAGTTACGGCCATACCTTTTCCGGACAACTCCTTTGATTTAGTAACCTGCAGTGCGTTGCTTCACCATATGAACAAGCAAGAAAGGATTGAAGCCGTAAAAGAAATGTCCAGAGTGGCAAAAAAATATATTTTCTTATGCGAACCGAACGGAAAAAATCCGGCGGTAGCGGTCTTCTCTCTCCTAAATCGAGAAGAGTTGGGTGGCCTTGATTTTTCCTTGGGTTACTTAAAAGGATTAGGTAGGGCAGCCGGATTACAGCCGACAAAAGCCTTTATTGACGCCATGGTTCCACCCAATAAAACACCGTTATGGGCTTTCCCTGTCATACGGTATCTGGACCAAACAAAACTCAATTCGCTTCTAGGATTAGACGCGAATGTGTTATTTGAAAAAATATACTTAAACGATCCGCATAATGAACGACAATAA
- a CDS encoding polysaccharide deacetylase family protein: MNDNKPKIILSFDLEYWHSSKFLEKYLAGKQADTPLLNITLLEKILSRLSDYPNASATFFVLADLMDRFPDLLKKIKASGQEIALHGLNHTPIDRLSPDEFQRDITKSTEIFQRVINEAPKGFRAPNFSINKSNKWAWETLGKNDFVYDSSYFPFSSDPTGLTPIQPYKLMTEAALLEYPISTFRWLGINWPISGGLYFRLLPYPIFSYLLKKKISKNQLVVLYFHLMDLDESIPNIKIPHWRKTLKYFGVKKSWNKFNRLLNDFSVESIEQHRINHGH, translated from the coding sequence ATGAACGACAATAAGCCCAAAATTATTCTTTCCTTTGATTTGGAATATTGGCATTCAAGCAAATTTTTGGAAAAATATTTAGCCGGAAAACAGGCTGACACTCCGCTACTGAACATAACTCTCTTGGAAAAAATTCTATCTCGGCTTAGCGACTATCCGAATGCCAGTGCCACTTTTTTTGTTCTGGCTGATTTAATGGATCGCTTCCCCGACTTACTGAAAAAAATCAAAGCTAGCGGCCAAGAAATCGCATTGCATGGTCTTAATCACACACCGATAGATCGCTTAAGCCCCGATGAATTCCAAAGGGATATAACCAAATCAACGGAAATCTTCCAACGTGTAATTAATGAAGCGCCAAAGGGATTCAGGGCGCCTAATTTTTCAATAAACAAAAGCAACAAATGGGCCTGGGAAACACTGGGGAAAAACGACTTTGTTTATGATTCAAGTTATTTCCCGTTCTCCTCTGATCCGACAGGGTTAACGCCGATCCAACCCTACAAATTAATGACTGAAGCCGCACTCTTAGAATATCCCATTTCAACTTTCCGCTGGCTCGGGATCAATTGGCCAATATCGGGCGGTCTTTATTTCCGCCTGTTGCCTTATCCGATTTTCTCTTACTTGTTAAAGAAAAAAATCTCAAAAAACCAATTAGTGGTGCTTTATTTCCACTTAATGGATTTGGATGAATCAATACCAAACATAAAAATCCCTCACTGGCGCAAAACTTTAAAATATTTCGGCGTCAAAAAAAGTTGGAATAAATTCAACCGACTGCTGAATGATTTTTCCGTTGAGAGCATTGAACAACATAGGATTAACCATGGCCATTAA
- a CDS encoding GNAT family N-acetyltransferase: MAIKELTKDQEQAWENFLNNCEESNFSHSLRMRKIIRDNYGFADNYLVSTNDRGLIVGILPLFKINKKKSVSLPFTDSAGFIGNESALSEFADYLMRQTAKDSKEYELRQAEARNFSQASLSTDNISSMIDLKEDSDNLWKRIDKKARNQVRKAEKYNPEYLRQKELLADFYLLYLKSMKRHGTPAHKVTFFANIMEQFDGIICAVKYNNQTVAAALTFIHKNILHIPWAASDRKFKSLNFNDYLYWRMISESCDRGLDGVDLGRSQVDSPVAKFKNQWDCRDTVLQYYLISSKRKNNKAPQKSGLRYLAKIYRLLPLNITALIGPRLRKYLP, encoded by the coding sequence ATGGCCATTAAAGAGCTGACAAAAGACCAAGAACAAGCTTGGGAAAATTTCTTAAACAATTGCGAAGAATCTAACTTCTCCCATAGTCTTAGAATGCGAAAAATTATCCGCGACAATTATGGATTCGCTGATAATTACCTGGTTAGCACCAACGACCGAGGATTAATCGTCGGGATTCTGCCGCTTTTTAAGATCAACAAGAAAAAGTCAGTCTCATTGCCCTTCACTGACTCAGCCGGCTTTATCGGCAATGAATCAGCCTTATCGGAATTTGCTGATTACCTGATGAGACAAACTGCTAAGGATAGCAAGGAATATGAATTACGCCAAGCTGAGGCGAGAAACTTTAGCCAGGCATCGCTAAGCACCGACAATATATCTTCGATGATTGATTTAAAAGAAGATTCAGACAACTTATGGAAGAGAATTGATAAAAAAGCCAGAAACCAGGTGCGCAAAGCCGAAAAATACAATCCGGAATATTTAAGACAAAAAGAATTATTAGCCGATTTTTACCTGCTCTATCTCAAATCAATGAAACGGCACGGCACGCCAGCCCATAAAGTGACTTTCTTTGCCAACATAATGGAACAATTTGACGGCATCATCTGCGCCGTTAAATACAATAATCAGACAGTCGCCGCCGCTTTGACTTTTATCCATAAGAATATATTGCATATTCCTTGGGCGGCCTCTGACAGAAAGTTTAAATCATTAAATTTTAATGACTACCTCTACTGGCGGATGATTTCTGAATCATGCGACAGGGGGCTTGACGGAGTAGATCTCGGCAGATCGCAAGTTGATTCCCCTGTAGCCAAATTCAAAAATCAATGGGATTGCCGCGATACCGTTCTGCAATACTATTTAATATCATCAAAAAGAAAAAATAATAAAGCACCACAAAAATCCGGGTTACGTTATTTAGCAAAGATTTACCGTTTATTGCCATTAAATATCACTGCCCTAATCGGTCCCCGACTAAGGAAATACCTGCCCTAA
- a CDS encoding radical SAM protein: MTKKILLINPAQFQPIAANQPEIYDKEIDYLPSLGILYLASYLKKFGNHEIKIADCGVENISYDGIGDIAKDFKPDIVGITALTFVLLDVIAIIKAIKTSFPGTLIVLGGPHPNLYPNETINLPGVDFIVLGEGEKPFKELIDNIDDREKLKTTPGLIFKLNGEIINTGHCELISNLDELPFPARQLTKYDKYFSIIAQKSPVTTMFTSRGCPYRCLFCDRPYLGKIFRARSAKNVVDEMAEIKKMGIEEIFIYDDTFTINRQRTIDICHEVINRKLEINWDIRARVNTVDEEVLHWLKIAGCRRIHFGVEAGTQKILDILKKDITLEMVEKVIGWTKKEGIETLAYFMIGNPSETLADIEQTIAFAKKIDPDYINVSITTPFPGTQLYDQALETGIIKSDVWREFAANPSTQFIPPLWTENFSRDELIGLMRQFYGSFYRRPKYIIKKLLAVKSWGELVRKAKAGWQVLKF, encoded by the coding sequence ATGACAAAAAAAATACTGCTAATTAACCCTGCCCAGTTTCAACCGATCGCCGCCAATCAGCCAGAAATCTACGACAAAGAAATAGATTACCTGCCGTCATTGGGAATTTTATATTTGGCTTCCTATTTGAAAAAATTCGGTAATCATGAAATCAAAATTGCGGATTGCGGCGTAGAAAATATCAGTTACGACGGAATTGGCGATATCGCCAAAGATTTTAAACCGGATATAGTCGGTATAACCGCTTTAACTTTCGTCCTATTAGACGTCATAGCCATTATTAAAGCGATCAAAACGTCATTTCCCGGGACTTTAATCGTTCTAGGCGGTCCTCATCCGAATTTATACCCCAATGAAACCATTAACCTGCCCGGAGTGGATTTCATTGTCCTGGGCGAAGGCGAAAAACCGTTTAAGGAGTTGATTGATAATATTGATGATCGCGAAAAATTAAAAACAACACCTGGATTGATCTTTAAACTTAATGGAGAAATAATCAACACCGGCCATTGCGAATTAATCAGCAATTTGGACGAATTGCCTTTTCCAGCTCGACAACTGACAAAATATGACAAGTATTTTTCTATCATCGCGCAAAAATCTCCGGTTACCACTATGTTCACTTCTCGCGGCTGTCCTTACCGCTGCCTGTTTTGCGATCGGCCGTATTTAGGGAAAATTTTCCGCGCTCGCAGCGCCAAAAACGTCGTTGATGAAATGGCAGAGATTAAAAAAATGGGGATTGAAGAAATCTTCATCTATGACGACACCTTCACCATTAATCGCCAGAGAACTATCGACATTTGCCACGAAGTAATTAACAGAAAATTAGAAATCAATTGGGATATCCGCGCTCGCGTCAATACGGTTGATGAAGAGGTGCTTCACTGGCTAAAAATAGCCGGCTGCCGGAGAATCCATTTCGGCGTTGAAGCGGGAACTCAAAAGATACTTGATATACTCAAAAAAGATATCACGCTGGAGATGGTGGAAAAAGTAATCGGCTGGACAAAAAAAGAGGGCATTGAAACCCTCGCCTACTTCATGATCGGCAATCCTTCGGAAACCTTGGCCGACATTGAACAAACAATAGCATTCGCCAAAAAGATTGATCCGGATTATATTAATGTTTCTATTACCACTCCTTTCCCGGGCACCCAGTTATACGATCAGGCTCTGGAAACAGGCATCATCAAAAGCGATGTCTGGAGGGAATTCGCGGCCAACCCTTCAACGCAATTCATTCCGCCGTTATGGACGGAGAATTTCTCCCGCGACGAGCTGATCGGCTTAATGCGTCAATTCTACGGTTCTTTCTACCGACGCCCCAAATATATCATCAAAAAACTTCTGGCCGTCAAATCCTGGGGCGAGTTAGTCAGAAAAGCCAAGGCCGGCTGGCAAGTATTAAAATTCTAA
- a CDS encoding radical SAM protein, whose translation MKYKLLLINPPFTNYDGIEGQGGKTAPLNLAYLAAYLRQYEQEVEITILDGEALEMSYDQIDEKIKEIMPQFIALTFPTPVYKQLKEITRRIKVINPAIKIIVGGPHPTIAAEETMRGMPAIDFCVLGEGEVTFLELIRALISEQVDFGVIKGIAYRDNAEILITEPRPLIDNLDTIPFPARDLLPVEKYYLPPTRTTDSGQAINIISGRGCPYRCGFCMAESVWKRRYRTRSVSNVLAEIEECMKNYQATSFNFHDELFTANKDRVKEFCEEIIRRKLDISWVVMARVDSVNNEMLKLMRRAGCKRIGFGFESGSQRILDKMCKGATLEQARIAVDLCRKNDILVSGAFIIGYIDEDPWTVNQTIDFACSLDLDTAAFFVAIPYPGTPMYEEAKARGYIRKDFDWSDFCSVSNHIPPMDLPDLSSDTLLKLKRKAFIKFYLRPKYIIYRLKKIKSLADLKDILLGLNIFKNVLK comes from the coding sequence ATGAAGTATAAACTTTTATTGATTAATCCGCCTTTCACTAATTATGACGGTATCGAAGGGCAGGGTGGGAAAACCGCTCCGCTTAATTTGGCTTATCTGGCGGCTTATTTGCGCCAATATGAACAGGAAGTAGAAATAACAATTCTTGACGGTGAGGCATTGGAAATGTCCTATGATCAGATAGATGAAAAGATTAAGGAAATCATGCCGCAATTTATCGCTTTGACTTTCCCCACGCCTGTCTATAAACAACTCAAAGAAATTACGCGGCGGATAAAAGTCATTAATCCCGCAATAAAAATCATTGTCGGCGGGCCACATCCGACAATTGCCGCCGAAGAAACAATGCGGGGTATGCCGGCAATAGATTTTTGCGTCTTGGGCGAAGGGGAAGTCACTTTTTTGGAATTAATCCGCGCCTTAATATCCGAGCAAGTCGATTTCGGGGTGATTAAAGGCATCGCTTATCGCGATAATGCTGAAATATTAATAACAGAACCCCGCCCGCTGATTGATAATCTTGATACCATACCGTTCCCGGCTCGTGATTTATTGCCGGTTGAAAAGTATTACTTGCCGCCGACCAGAACGACGGACTCGGGGCAGGCGATTAATATCATATCCGGCCGCGGCTGTCCTTATCGTTGCGGTTTTTGCATGGCGGAATCAGTTTGGAAAAGGCGCTATCGTACTAGGAGTGTGAGTAATGTTTTGGCCGAGATTGAAGAATGCATGAAAAATTACCAGGCTACTTCTTTTAATTTCCATGACGAACTCTTTACGGCTAATAAAGATAGAGTGAAGGAATTTTGTGAAGAGATTATCCGGCGGAAGCTGGATATCTCTTGGGTGGTTATGGCCAGAGTTGATTCGGTAAATAATGAAATGCTCAAGTTAATGAGACGGGCCGGCTGTAAAAGGATCGGTTTTGGTTTTGAATCGGGCTCGCAGAGAATTTTAGATAAGATGTGCAAGGGCGCCACACTGGAACAAGCTAGAATAGCCGTTGACTTATGCCGTAAAAACGACATCTTGGTTTCCGGAGCATTCATTATTGGTTATATTGACGAAGATCCTTGGACGGTTAATCAGACGATTGATTTTGCTTGTAGCTTGGATCTGGACACAGCAGCCTTTTTTGTTGCCATTCCTTATCCGGGAACTCCCATGTATGAAGAAGCAAAGGCTCGCGGATACATCAGGAAAGATTTTGATTGGAGTGATTTTTGTTCAGTCTCCAATCATATACCGCCGATGGATTTGCCCGATTTAAGCAGTGATACCCTGCTGAAATTAAAACGCAAAGCCTTTATTAAGTTTTATTTACGTCCGAAATATATTATTTATCGGCTAAAAAAAATCAAGTCCCTGGCAGACTTGAAAGATATTCTGCTGGGACTTAACATTTTTAAAAACGTCCTTAAATAG